One Brumimicrobium sp. DNA window includes the following coding sequences:
- a CDS encoding T9SS type A sorting domain-containing protein — protein sequence MKNRFFGLLLLFIIPTIAWGQEKEERQDAFESIQDMNRYIFQNSDLNRLTKGYFLDYNSNLSPSLKDSLFEIYNIERRMDADKLLAFLNLIEKSDINFNFSMDSILFPILDNYFANHLSNLVRIPLFIIDMELDYLNEDTYFQFTRWNSISPLPRIQENQLKKYHFSFSGLFVNDMVSNNSSLYWDDRTFISNTGKQIEEVIVTIDGKQYSIPKEYDFSLNEFYDEKSSLNYMDIEILFSDGSYSKNYSEFNIVGSDKLLQENEVFDKDGGSSWSWESLGGLNISHRIYGDDTYTHITLRKPDILFSVLWGCDNGVSGKRKLDKPFILVSGWGPHTDNFLINNAQGWPSTMEDFYYSVNKKGFVDSLVGSGYDVILAKFYPPNTSIIKNSEQLEELINIVNEEKFKNDSYQENVIAGYSAGAMCVRLTLERMEYKNMLNAHNPHHHCKLFVSFDGEHGGANIPLGLQHSVKYLKETYATLPYNLNLKLYTLNYILEAPLSRELMKYYHGSTGGANNPGQGPSIERHNYLQYYNWYNHPKNTQNPRYPAFTRNISISNGTSHRASNSDISTYYPYSNTYGDRIFQNAWKPSLLAKEELAVYLLGRQDGLVFKDIYKTVFGDWQVRYEKVTKNAVSWDNAPGGTTFLANPDGCSDQNITYQVLDRLRVHANVIPYSVFGVLVSDFIDLKAMYSFTPTLLTHDIRNFDSTQTAYKPYYDMREEGLMYQNIEDAIDQINKSSFFGYPHLAHPLDHYSNYTPFDAVFAWDAENSVHIQSGHANWNEGGKSSCYPTATDVLAFEDPRHPRWEETGHISINLQAKMRSFILGEADTYNAYIQNRHYGWNANDEFQYRADIVSKHNIYAGDSVTQRTNFKPVLIEDNAIIRFVACKSIEIKPGFHAKQGSSFHAMIDTENCLYCGYNGLNPQTTNGHNRTQLENERSNNEQNESLDLISKVKLYPNPGQKRTILEIIDDNTSNFSYIVYDLAGIEVKKEDVFESKKTILTLEKGVYIIKVKINDSWHTQKLIMY from the coding sequence ATGAAAAATAGATTTTTTGGATTACTTCTATTGTTTATAATCCCTACCATTGCGTGGGGACAAGAAAAAGAAGAAAGGCAGGATGCCTTTGAGTCCATACAAGATATGAACCGCTATATCTTTCAGAATTCTGACTTAAATAGGTTAACAAAAGGGTATTTTTTGGATTATAATTCAAATCTTTCTCCAAGCTTAAAAGATAGTCTTTTTGAAATTTATAATATTGAACGACGAATGGATGCTGATAAATTATTGGCATTCCTTAATCTAATTGAGAAGTCTGATATAAACTTTAATTTTTCTATGGATAGTATCCTTTTTCCAATCCTAGATAATTATTTTGCGAATCATCTTTCAAATTTAGTGAGGATTCCTCTATTTATTATTGATATGGAATTAGACTATCTAAATGAAGATACATACTTCCAATTTACTAGATGGAATAGTATAAGCCCTTTGCCTAGAATTCAGGAAAATCAATTGAAAAAATATCACTTCTCATTTTCTGGACTCTTTGTAAATGATATGGTTAGTAATAATAGCAGTTTATATTGGGATGATAGAACGTTTATAAGCAATACTGGGAAACAGATAGAAGAAGTGATTGTTACTATAGATGGAAAGCAATACAGTATCCCAAAAGAATATGATTTCTCTCTTAATGAATTTTATGATGAAAAAAGTTCATTAAACTATATGGATATAGAGATATTATTTTCTGACGGAAGCTATAGTAAAAACTATAGTGAGTTTAACATTGTTGGAAGTGATAAATTATTACAAGAAAACGAAGTGTTTGATAAGGATGGAGGCTCAAGTTGGTCATGGGAATCTCTTGGAGGATTGAATATTAGTCATAGAATTTATGGGGATGACACTTATACACATATTACCCTTCGAAAACCAGATATCTTATTTAGTGTTTTGTGGGGATGCGATAACGGTGTAAGTGGTAAACGTAAATTGGATAAACCTTTTATATTAGTATCAGGGTGGGGTCCACATACAGATAATTTTTTAATTAATAATGCTCAGGGATGGCCCTCTACAATGGAAGACTTCTATTATAGTGTTAATAAGAAGGGATTTGTTGATTCATTAGTGGGATCTGGATATGATGTTATATTAGCTAAGTTTTATCCTCCAAATACAAGTATAATTAAAAATTCAGAACAGCTAGAAGAATTAATAAATATTGTTAATGAAGAAAAATTTAAAAATGATTCTTACCAAGAAAATGTAATTGCTGGCTATAGTGCGGGTGCTATGTGCGTCCGTCTCACGCTTGAGAGAATGGAGTATAAAAACATGTTAAATGCTCATAATCCACACCATCATTGTAAATTATTTGTGTCTTTTGATGGAGAACATGGAGGGGCAAATATTCCATTAGGATTACAGCATAGCGTAAAATATTTAAAAGAAACATATGCTACCTTACCTTATAATCTAAATTTAAAACTTTATACACTTAATTATATATTAGAGGCACCACTATCTAGGGAATTAATGAAATACTATCATGGTAGTACAGGTGGCGCTAACAATCCTGGACAAGGGCCAAGCATAGAAAGGCATAATTATTTGCAATACTATAATTGGTATAATCACCCTAAGAACACACAAAACCCTAGGTATCCTGCTTTTACTCGAAACATCTCCATTTCAAATGGCACAAGCCATAGAGCATCAAATAGCGATATTAGTACATACTACCCGTATTCTAACACGTATGGCGATAGGATTTTTCAAAATGCTTGGAAACCTTCTCTTCTTGCAAAAGAAGAATTAGCGGTTTATTTATTGGGAAGACAAGACGGATTAGTTTTCAAAGATATATATAAAACTGTTTTTGGTGATTGGCAAGTACGTTATGAAAAAGTCACCAAAAATGCCGTTAGTTGGGATAATGCTCCAGGAGGTACAACTTTTTTAGCTAACCCAGATGGATGTAGTGACCAGAATATTACCTATCAGGTTCTCGATAGATTACGAGTTCACGCAAACGTTATTCCATACTCCGTATTCGGAGTTTTAGTTTCAGACTTTATTGATCTAAAAGCGATGTATTCATTTACTCCCACACTTTTAACACATGATATTAGAAATTTTGATTCTACTCAAACAGCCTATAAGCCTTATTATGACATGCGGGAGGAAGGGCTGATGTATCAGAATATTGAAGATGCTATCGACCAAATAAACAAATCGTCTTTTTTTGGTTATCCACATTTGGCACATCCGCTGGATCATTACAGTAATTACACGCCTTTCGATGCCGTATTTGCATGGGATGCAGAAAACTCAGTGCACATTCAGAGTGGTCATGCAAATTGGAACGAAGGCGGAAAATCAAGTTGCTACCCAACAGCGACTGATGTGTTAGCTTTTGAAGACCCTAGGCATCCTCGATGGGAAGAAACCGGTCATATCTCTATTAATCTTCAGGCAAAGATGCGAAGTTTTATCCTAGGAGAAGCGGATACCTATAATGCCTATATTCAAAACAGACATTATGGCTGGAATGCAAACGACGAATTTCAATATAGAGCAGATATTGTTTCTAAACATAACATTTATGCAGGTGATAGTGTTACGCAGCGTACGAATTTTAAACCGGTGTTAATAGAAGATAATGCTATTATTCGATTTGTGGCTTGCAAGAGTATAGAAATAAAACCAGGATTCCATGCTAAGCAAGGTTCGTCTTTCCATGCTATGATTGATACAGAAAACTGTCTCTATTGTGGATATAATGGTTTAAATCCTCAAACAACGAATGGACATAATAGAACTCAGTTGGAAAATGAACGATCTAATAATGAGCAAAACGAATCGTTGGATTTGATTTCTAAAGTAAAACTTTATCCAAATCCAGGTCAAAAAAGAACAATACTTGAAATTATAGATGATAATACTTCCAATTTTTCCTATATTGTTTATGACTTAGCAGGAATAGAGGTTAAAAAAGAAGATGTCTTTGAAAGTAAAAAAACCATTTTAACCCTTGAAAAAGGAGTTTATATTATAAAAGTTAAAATTAACGACTCATGGCACACACAAAAACTTATTATGTACTGA
- a CDS encoding Ig-like domain-containing protein, with product MGQLKHIINRLMAHTKTYYVLVLFLTFFFVGCKKISKEYTTVEFIVVNPANGEPFVGMPVKLMEESGKSFGSSGKEIFEAVTDANGRASVTFRAKKGSDTWYYPYIKDEILGVSGFDFAYLKRPYMSSYFIKKDQYNEARYEITYYAYLKQITKNVNCEGSNDTLIYHCWSDKKVYGPRYYNYTKTPTGCYEYTTGSHPDWPPGYALVHMGWHWVEWEAHRTSGITYGRDSVFIDKNGLGTLEVLY from the coding sequence ATGGGACAATTAAAGCATATTATTAACCGACTCATGGCACACACAAAAACTTATTATGTACTAGTTCTTTTTCTCACATTCTTTTTTGTTGGGTGCAAGAAGATCTCTAAAGAATATACAACGGTAGAATTTATTGTTGTTAATCCTGCAAACGGAGAACCTTTTGTTGGGATGCCAGTAAAACTTATGGAAGAATCTGGAAAATCTTTTGGAAGTAGCGGAAAAGAAATATTCGAAGCTGTAACCGATGCTAATGGAAGGGCATCGGTTACTTTTCGGGCTAAAAAGGGAAGCGATACTTGGTACTACCCCTATATCAAAGATGAAATACTTGGCGTTTCAGGATTTGATTTTGCTTATTTAAAAAGACCGTATATGTCTTCATATTTTATCAAAAAAGATCAGTATAATGAAGCTAGATATGAAATAACCTATTATGCGTATTTAAAGCAAATTACTAAAAATGTAAACTGTGAGGGGTCTAATGATACCTTAATTTATCATTGTTGGTCTGATAAAAAAGTTTATGGTCCCAGGTATTATAATTATACGAAGACACCTACTGGATGTTATGAATATACAACAGGATCTCATCCCGATTGGCCTCCAGGATATGCTCTTGTTCACATGGGTTGGCATTGGGTAGAATGGGAAGCACATCGTACGAGCGGTATTACGTATGGGAGAGATTCTGTGTTTATAGATAAAAATGGGTTGGGAACATTGGAGGTATTATATTAA